Proteins co-encoded in one Dendropsophus ebraccatus isolate aDenEbr1 chromosome 9, aDenEbr1.pat, whole genome shotgun sequence genomic window:
- the LOC138801549 gene encoding sulfotransferase 1C1-like, which yields MDPELVKKLEEEVKNTTFKMGEIQGVPLPENSCDIWDQIYNFQARDDDILISTFPKAGTTWMQEIVDLIMLNGDVERCMRAPCFVKVPFIDLNPKPMPSGVDAANAMESPRLLKTHLPIQLVPPSFWEKNVKVIYVARNAKDCMVSYFCFQRMNKGLPDPGTWKEYFSTFLAGNIPWGSWFDHVIGWWKAKDKYQILYIFYEDMIEDPKREIRKISKFLGKDLTDEVLDTICHHTSFDTMKNNPMANFTALPSFIFDQSISPFMRKGKVGDWKNHFLVAQNIIFDEEYQKKMEGSGLSFRTEL from the exons ATGGATCCAGAATTAGTGAAGAAGTTAGAGGAGGAGGTCAAGAACACGACCTTCAAAATGGGGGAGATCCAGGGCGTCCCCCTCCCCGAAAACTCCTGCGACATCTGGGACCAGATCTACAACTTTCAGGCCCGAGATGACGATATTTTGATCTCAACGTTTCCTAAAGCCG GAACCACGTGGATGCAGGAGATTGTGGACCTGATCATGCTGAACGGGGACGTGGAGAGGTGCATGCGGGCCCCGTGCTTTGTCAAGGTGCCCTTCATAGACTTAAATCCAAAGCCCATGCCATCAG GAGTGGACGCCGCTAACGCTATGGAGTCACCGCGTCTTCTAAAAACTCATCTTCCAATACAGCTTGTGCCGCCATCTTTTTGGGAGAAGAACGTCAAG GTAATTTACGTTGCTCGGAACGCCAAAGACTGCATGGTCTCCTACTTCTGCTTCCAGAGGATGAATAAGGGTCTGCCGGACCCTGGGACCTGGAAGGAATACTTCTCTACCTTCTTAGCTGGAAACA TTCCTTGGGGGAGCTGGTTTGACCATGTTATTGGATGGTGGAAAGCAAAAGATAAATACCAGATTCTCTATATCTTCTACGAGGACATGATCGAG GATCCAAAGAGAGAAATAAGAAAAATATCTAAATTTCTGGGCAAAGACCTGACAGATGAGGTTCTGGATACCATCTGCCACCACACATCATTCGACACCATGAAGAACAACCCAATGGCCAACTTCACTGCCCTGCCATCATTTATATTTGACCAGTCAATCTCCCCCTTCATGAGGAAAG GCAAAGTCGGTGACTGGAAGAATCATTTCTTGGTGGCCCAAAATATTATATTTGATGAGGAATACCAGAAGAAGATGGAGGGGAGCGGGCTGAGCTTCCGTACCGAACTATGA